Proteins encoded within one genomic window of Oncorhynchus nerka isolate Pitt River linkage group LG9b, Oner_Uvic_2.0, whole genome shotgun sequence:
- the LOC115125899 gene encoding large ribosomal subunit protein eL43, translated as MAKRTKKVGIVGKYGTRYGASLRKMVKKIEISQHAKYTCSFCGKTKMKRRAVGIWHCGSCMKTVAGGAWTYNTTSAVTVKSAIRRLKELKDQ; from the exons ATG GCCAAGCGCACCAAGAAGGTGGGGATTGTGGGTAAATATGGCACGCGTTACGGCGCGTCGCTCAGGAAGATGGTGAAGAAGATTGAGATCAGCCAGCACGCCAAGTACACCTGCTCCTTCTGTGGCAAG ACTAAGATGAAGAGGAGGGCAGTTGGTATCTGGCACTGTGGGTCCTGCATGAAGACTGTTGCTGGAGGCGCCTGGACATACAA CACGACGTCTGCAGTCACGGTGAAGTCGGCCATCAGGAGACTGAAGGAGCTGAAAGACCAGTAG